In Streptomyces venezuelae, the sequence CGGCCCCGTCCGCCTCCGCCGTGGTGGCGACGAAGAAGGTGTCGGCGCCGCGTACGGTCTCCTGCTGGCCGGGGGTCAGCGCCTCCCCGCGCCGCAGCACACCCGCCCCCTGCCGGGCGAGCTCCAGCGGCTCCCTCTTCTGCAGGTACTTGGGGCAGTTGGCGAAGACCTGCTCGGCCAGGACCGCGAAGCCTCCCCGGGTCACCTCCAGGGTTCCGTTCAGCCGCATCCGGCGCCGCGTGCGCGGGTCGAGCGCGATGGTCCCGACCCGGGTCCCCACAACGGCCAGCGCGTCGGCGAGCGGATCGCCCGCCGGAGGACCGCCGGCGACCGCGATCCGGTCCGGCCCGGTGGCCCGCACGAATCCGGGCGCACCGGTCAGCAGCGAGGCCCACATCCGCCCGGCGCCGTCGGCGGCGCCGACGACCAGGTGCGGCTGGAGTTCCAGGAAGGCCGCGGCGACGTCGCGGATGCCCGTGCCGATCGAGCGGCCGACGTGCTCGGCCTGCGCGCGCACGCCGACCCGCTCCTGCACCGCCAGCGACCCCCAGTGGTAGACGCCGCCCATTAGAAGAATCCGCAGGTCGGCGCCCCCGCGGTGGGGGCGGGCGCGTCTTCGGCGCCGGTCGGTACGGAGATCTCCAGGCGGGTGCCGTCGGGGTCGTGGAAGAAGATCCCGCCGGAAGCCGCGCCTTCGCGGTGCGCGACGACCCCCTCGTAGGCGAAGGCGACGCCCAGCCCGCGCAGCCGCTCCTCGTACGCGCGCACCTCCTCGACCGCGCCGGCCGAGAACGCCAGGTGGTGCAGTCCGGCTGCGGCCGGGTCGTAGGCGCCGTCGGCCTGCTGCCAGAGCGTGAGGACGAGCTCGCCGTCCCGGCCGAGGAAGGCGAAGCGGCGGCCCTCCTCCTTGCCCTCTCCGAGCACCTGGAAGTCGAGGGCGTCCCGGTAGAAGGCGAGCGAGCGCTCCAGATCGGTGACGTTCAGGCCGACGTGCCCGGTGCGGAGCTTGCTGATGGCGGTGGTCATGACGGGTCCTTCCCCGGAGACGGCGCAACGGTTCTAACCTTCTAAATTCAAGTTAAAGGTTATGACGACGCACGTCAACCGCTCACGTACCCTTGAGGGGTTAGCGAGCGAGGAGACGGACATGACGACGGCGGACCCACGGCCCCTGACCGGGGAGCCGGTCGCCCTCGACCTGCTGAACACCCGCTGGATGCGCGAGGGGAAGATCGTCGACCTCTTCGCGGGGGCCTTCGGGCTGAGCCGGGTCGAAGGGCTCGCGGTCTGGCTGGAGACCAACGGGCTGGCCGGCCGCTTCCGGGCCGACGCCGCGACCCTCGTCCATCTGATGACCGCGCGCGAGGCCCTGGCCCGCGTGGTGGCGGACCCCTCCGGCGAGAGCGCCCGCGCGCTGGTCGACGCCGTGCTGGAGCACGGCCGCATCCGCGCCACCCTGACTCCCGAAGGCCCGGGCGAGCGCGCCGAGTTCGACGACCCCACCTGGGGTCCGGCCTGGACGGCCGCCAGGAACTACCTGGAACTGCTGGGCTCCGCGCCCGAGCGGATCCGCAAGTGCGCCTCCGAGAGCTGCGTCCTGCACTTCCACGACACCTCGCGGAACGGCACCCGGCGCTGGTGTTCGATGTCCGCCTGCGGAAACCGGGCGAAGGCCTCGCGCCACTACGCGCGCACGCGCGAGCGCTGAGCGCGCGAAATCTGTCACACCGGCCCCGGGACGCGACCGCGTCCCGAGGCTGACACATGGCCGCCAAGTCGATAAATCGACCGATCGGCACCCTTGGTTCGCACCACTGTGCACCGGTACGGCCGCACTGGCGTGTTCTCCGCACTGGCGAGAGTCCGCCATGACAGGTCTCGGTCAATGACAACTCTCCCCAAAGAGCTGTCGCTTAGGCCAAGCTGACCGGTCATCCGGCACCGAAATCCGGACCGTATCTTTCACTTACCAGGGATGCTGATGACCCTCGAATCCCCCAGCTCCATATCCGGGGCCAGACGCGTCGCGCGCGTCGCGGCCGCGGCCGGCCTGGTCGCGGCCCTCGCCGCCACCGGCGCCGGGCCCGTCTTCGCGGCGACCGGCGCGGACACCCCGGGTACCGCACCCGCGGTCAAGTCCGCCGACCAGAAGCTCGGTTCGGCCGACGCCGAACTCCTGCAGCAGGCCAAGGCCAAGGGTGACGCGAACGTCACCGTCATGGTCGCGACCACCCCCGGCCAGACCAAGCAGGTGGCGGACCAGCTCGGTTCGGTCCAGGGCGCCTCGGTGGGCCGGACGTACGACAACCTCGGT encodes:
- a CDS encoding pyridoxamine 5'-phosphate oxidase family protein, which gives rise to MGGVYHWGSLAVQERVGVRAQAEHVGRSIGTGIRDVAAAFLELQPHLVVGAADGAGRMWASLLTGAPGFVRATGPDRIAVAGGPPAGDPLADALAVVGTRVGTIALDPRTRRRMRLNGTLEVTRGGFAVLAEQVFANCPKYLQKREPLELARQGAGVLRRGEALTPGQQETVRGADTFFVATTAEADGADASHRGGLPGFVEVLSPVELAWPDYAGNAMFLTLGNLTADPRAGLLFPDWESGAVLQLSGRARTEFAADGIRRTRFRVESVVESVHPGRLLWSTPEYSPHLGRTTR
- a CDS encoding VOC family protein; the encoded protein is MTTAISKLRTGHVGLNVTDLERSLAFYRDALDFQVLGEGKEEGRRFAFLGRDGELVLTLWQQADGAYDPAAAGLHHLAFSAGAVEEVRAYEERLRGLGVAFAYEGVVAHREGAASGGIFFHDPDGTRLEISVPTGAEDAPAPTAGAPTCGFF
- a CDS encoding CGNR zinc finger domain-containing protein gives rise to the protein MTTADPRPLTGEPVALDLLNTRWMREGKIVDLFAGAFGLSRVEGLAVWLETNGLAGRFRADAATLVHLMTAREALARVVADPSGESARALVDAVLEHGRIRATLTPEGPGERAEFDDPTWGPAWTAARNYLELLGSAPERIRKCASESCVLHFHDTSRNGTRRWCSMSACGNRAKASRHYARTRER